A segment of the Candidatus Thorarchaeota archaeon genome:
CACACAAGTAGTGAGCTCCGGGCACAACAGGGATTGGCTCTTTGGTTATGTCCACTCCAGCCTGCAAGCAGGTCTCATACACTTGTGGAAAACGCCCCCTGATGAAGTCAGGGTTCTTGAAGGAGATGTCCAGCCAGACATGGTCAGCACCACTGCGTTTGAGTTCGTCATCTATGGCCCTTGCAACGATGTCACGTGGAGCCAGCTCGGCACGCTCATCGTATTTGGGCATGAACCGCCGACCGTCATGTCCCAGTAGTACTGCCCCCTCTCCCCGCAATGCCTCTGTTATCAGGAAAGACCGAATCAGGGGATGGTACAAGAGTGTGGGGTGAAACTGGATGAACTCGAGATTGGTCACCGTGGCGCCAGCTCTGTATGCCATTGCGATGCCATCACCAGTTGCATGCTCTGGATTGCTGGTGTAGCGGAACACCTTGCCAGCCCCACCCGTCGCAAGGATGGTCGCCCGGGCCACAAACCGCTCTATTGCTCCGCTCTTTGTGTCCAGCACATAGGCACCCAGCACACGATTGTTGTGCGTGAAGAGGTTGATGGCCATGTGATTCTCGTAGATACTCACTCGGTCATTGTGCCTCACGGCCTCCACCAGCGCTCTCTGTATGTCCAGCCCGGTGTGGTCCTTGACATGAAGCACTCTCCTCTTGCTATGGCCTCCTTCAAGACCAAGCTCATATTCGCCCGACTTGTCCTTGCTAAAGTCGACTCCGAGCTGGACCAACTCCCTGATCCGCTCCGGAGCACTGGAGATGAATCCTTCGACTACGTCACGTCTGCACAGACCTGCACCAGCCTTCATCGTGTCTTCCACATGGGACTCGAAACTGTCTTCAGGACCGACTACCGCCGCAATACCCCCTTGGGCCCATGCGGTGGCACAGTCCATGAGAGAGCGTTTCGTAACCAGATTCACTGTCCCGTGTGCGGAAGACTTCACACAGAAGAGCAACCCTGCGAGGCCACTTCCGATGACAAGGTAGTCTGAAATGCGTATACCATTGTTCGCTTCTTGTACCACGCTCGTCGAGAGTCAACCTCCATGCAGACTGGCACCCAGCGCCCACATACAATGTAAGTATTGTGGTGTAAGAGGCACTGTTGCGGAAGTGTGCTTGGTAGTTTCCAAGAGTGCCATCAAGATGCCGGGTCAGTCCGAGCATTGACACTGAGAGGTCCACCACCTGTCAATGACGGCCCCGAGGTGAAGGTGAGAATGGCTTGATCAGCGGAGTTGGCAAGGGAGCCCGAGTGCGCCGGACTCGTGCAGCTTGGAGCAGAATTAATAAGATGATTGTGTGAGGTACATTCGGACCGGTGAACGGTTTGAACATCGAAGGCGTAGTGATATTCGAGGCAAAGTCGGGGATCCCATTGTTCTCTAAGGTCCGCGGGGGTATGGACGCCTCAATGTTCTCCAGCTTTGTCGCAGCTGCAAGGCACTTCTCATCAGAGCTGCAGTTGGGAGGCCTGTCATCGTTCTCAACAGATGAGAAGGTGATATTCCTAGCATCCACCGCGAGGACTGTGACAGCTCTCATAACTCCGAAGAGCCCCGAGTTTCAAGAGACCTACGAGTTTGCGTTGGAGCTCGGGCAGGCATTCGAGAGCAAGTACGAGATACCGGAGAGGCCACAGCCCGAGGAGTACGACGGCTTCAAGAGCACGGTCGATGAGATGCTGAAGAAGGTCCGAGAGCCGTTTCTCAACAGAGTGGCGGAGTTCGCACACAAGGAATACGGGGGAGAAGTCTCGATCCGAGCACGACTCATGACCAAGAGTGGGTCGGAGGGTGTGATTGACGTGATGGTGAATCACTCTGAGAGGATTGAAGACGACGGGCGACATCGTCAGGAAGAGTCAGCGACCACAATGCTCTCCCGGAACTTGATATTCATACGGGCCATAGATGACATGGCATCGAAAGGAGCAGTCATTGACTTCATCGACGCTGTTGACTCCTATGGTGCCATGATAGTCAAGAGAGACAGGCTCGAGTTCACACCATACTACCCAAAGAAGGCTGTTGTCGTCGCAAGGGATTATGCCAGTGATGTCAGCGAGTTCATATCGAGGCTTCCGAAAGAGGAGAACAGACCGTACATCGATGATGGGCATGTCGTTCTTGGTATCAAGACTCTTGCAGCAAGGCAGACGAGATGCTTCGTGGAACTCTGGATCTGGAGGGACAACGCGTACCCCGAGAAGATCGTGGGCTAGAGAGTCAATCACATGTACACATACAGACAGCATGTCTCCACACTGACGAACCTCTGTGGCCCGGTCTAACACAGAGTATATGTCCACTCGCATCCAAGGACATCCATCTTGCCTGACTGTGATGAACACACAGACTTCATTGGAGTCGCAGACTCAACTCGCTAGGTGAGCTGACTGCTGGTTGCATCGTGGAGAGTCTCAGCCTGCTGGCGGCCGGACCGCCTGACGAGAGCGACGCCTACAAGGGCGACCGAACCAGCAAGGATGGCCAAGAGAGTCGGAGGTTCCCTAAGGAAGAAGTCGCCTGCAATACTGACGAACGGAACTAGGAACAGAAAGGAAGAGGCACGAGACGCGCCGAGCTGTGCAACTGCTCTGAAGTACAAGACGTAGGCAACTCCGGACGCAAATACACCAGCGAACAGCAGACCGGCGGTGCTCCACACATCAATCACGAGGATCAGAGGCGAGCCGCCATACGCAAGCACTGCAACGAATGGGAGGACTATCACGGTCGAGACCGCATGCTTGGCGGTCATCACAATGTAGCAGTCGGCTCTTTCAAGGTACTGCAGGACGATGGTGTAAGCAGCCCATGAGAGCATCCCGGCAAGAGCAAGACCAAGGCCAAGCTCCAGTCCATGGTCGGAGCCCAGACTCGAGGTCAGCGATGCGCAGAGGAAAAGGAAGCCTCCAGCGAAGCCCAATAGGAAGCCTAGTACCCGGCTTGTAGAAAGAGGCTCGTGCAAGAACAACACGCCAAAGAGGAGAACGACTACGGGACTCAGATTGACTATGAGGGAGGTTGTACCTGCTGGAAGATGCTCCGCGCTCATGTGAGTCGTGACCACAAACACCGCAGACAGAACAGCACTCAGACCGAGTAGACTGCGGTAGGGGCGGACCTCTGTCCGTATCCTACTGAAGCCCTTGCCCTGTCGCAGAATGACCACCAGCATGGTCACGGTCCCAAGCAGGTATCTGAAGAACGCGTACAGTACTCCCGAGACCCGGATGGGACTGACTCCGGTCAGGACTCTTGCAACAATGTAATTCGACCCCCAGAGGAGGATTATGACTGCAAGAAGAAGATACGGGCGCCTGTCGTACACACGGCGGCGCAAGAGCCAAGACATTTAGAGATAGCGACCACGGAAGAAGAAAGAAGGATGGGGCCCAAGAGGACCCCACGAGACTAGTCTCCTTACATAGACTTGTATATGGGCCACTTGCGCCACAAATACGCAAACACCAGCTGGACCCACAGCACGATGAGAAGGAAGTTCGTCGGTGGATCATAGAATGGGTTGCCGGTGAACGCAACGTGCAGGAAGGGGGAGTACATGTAGAAGGTGAAGAACAGAACTGTACCAAGAATCAAGACGGTGATGAACCGGATGAGCAAGTTGTGCTTCTGTGAGTACCCCTTAGGCCAGTTGTCGAAGAAGAGACTGACGAAGATCACGGCAACAATGAGCCAATCCGCATATGCCATGTTCCAGAAACCGATGCTTGTCGCATACACTGCTGAACCGGGGTCCCCGTACAACCCAATGAACAGAGGGAGTGTGACTGTCGCTCCGAACACACCCGCCACAACAAGCATCACAAAGCCAAGGATTGCACAGAGAATGAAGGCCACAATGCCAATCTTCGGCTGCTTTCCTGCCTTGTTCCATGGCCAGTACTCAAAGGTCATCAGAGTCAGTAGGGAGAAGAAGATAGTCCACTGAGTCCACCCCATGTTGAAACCATAGGGCTGGATGACCCATGTGAGCGGGTTGAGCGGAGTGGCCGCAGGGTTTCCATACGGGAAGAAGAAGAAGAACCAGACGACAAGAGTGATGATCCATCCAAGGATGAACACTCTGACTCCTCTGCCGGGCTGCTTCTTGTCAAACCAGGGCCAGTACATTGTACCTGCGACCCAGAGCACTGCGAAGGAGAAACATGATGCTGATAGCGACCCGAATATGGACCACCCAACACCAATAGCAGCTGCTGGATCGACCAGACCAATGTATGCGGCATATGGAATCGCAAACATACTGGCCAGGAAGAAGAATACAAGCGTCACTATCACATTCAGCACGGTTGCAGCAATTCCCACCTTCCACGGCGTCTTCAACTTGTAGAAGGGCCAGTTCTCGAACCAGATTGCGAAGAGAACGGCCATTAGTCCGAAGCCGCCAAGCAAGGACACTGCAGCAGCAAGTGGGCTGAGAGCTACTAGATACCAGACTCCAACAGAAACTAGTAACGTCCAGATGAGAGCGACAATCCCAGCGATGGGCTGCTTCCATCTGGACACTAGTACTACCGGAGCCTCTTCGGCTCCGGGAACACCTATTCTGTCTCCAGTCAAGGCCATGA
Coding sequences within it:
- the nadB gene encoding L-aspartate oxidase, with the translated sequence MRISDYLVIGSGLAGLLFCVKSSAHGTVNLVTKRSLMDCATAWAQGGIAAVVGPEDSFESHVEDTMKAGAGLCRRDVVEGFISSAPERIRELVQLGVDFSKDKSGEYELGLEGGHSKRRVLHVKDHTGLDIQRALVEAVRHNDRVSIYENHMAINLFTHNNRVLGAYVLDTKSGAIERFVARATILATGGAGKVFRYTSNPEHATGDGIAMAYRAGATVTNLEFIQFHPTLLYHPLIRSFLITEALRGEGAVLLGHDGRRFMPKYDERAELAPRDIVARAIDDELKRSGADHVWLDISFKNPDFIRGRFPQVYETCLQAGVDITKEPIPVVPGAHYLCGGVKTDVCGRTDVDGLYAIGETAGTGFHGANRLASNSLLEAAVMAHNAA
- a CDS encoding DMT family transporter, whose translation is MRRRVYDRRPYLLLAVIILLWGSNYIVARVLTGVSPIRVSGVLYAFFRYLLGTVTMLVVILRQGKGFSRIRTEVRPYRSLLGLSAVLSAVFVVTTHMSAEHLPAGTTSLIVNLSPVVVLLFGVLFLHEPLSTSRVLGFLLGFAGGFLFLCASLTSSLGSDHGLELGLGLALAGMLSWAAYTIVLQYLERADCYIVMTAKHAVSTVIVLPFVAVLAYGGSPLILVIDVWSTAGLLFAGVFASGVAYVLYFRAVAQLGASRASSFLFLVPFVSIAGDFFLREPPTLLAILAGSVALVGVALVRRSGRQQAETLHDATSSQLT